In Arvicanthis niloticus isolate mArvNil1 chromosome 11, mArvNil1.pat.X, whole genome shotgun sequence, the genomic window aacaccataatgtgtatttaaaataaaccttGCAAGTTTGCAGGTCGACCCTCTTTGGCCCATGGTCTAGTAGTAGGTCTAGTAGATCTAGATGATCTAGAAGTATCTATAGTCGATCGCTGCATCTAGATGTTTTCTTCAATCTAACGACGATCAAACTGACAGCCAAAAGAGCCAGGTGAGGCTTGATTGACGCAAGAAGATTTTTCTAGTTGGGAATGTGGTCAATCtggtgttcctctttctaaagCGGAGGGGGGCCCCAATTGTAAGCCAATTTTACTGTTACGGCGATCACCGACTCAAATTTTCTGCCCTTTAAAGAATAAGGTGAAGCTAGGTGTAGATGACTCGAGGGGATCTGGCCTCTTATGCTGATCACCTCAAGGTCTAGGAGGATCTTAATTGTCGGATTTGCAAGGCGCCTCAGCATGATATCATAAGGCTCGTGACATTCTGAATCAAGGCGACTGACTCAAACGAAGAAACCTGAAAGGTTTTGACCAGGTTGATTATTAATATagtaacatttttaattaaacaaaaattgtAAAATACACCTGTACAATTAACATTCAAGTTTATAGAAAAACACTAGTTTCTGCCTTGCTAATAAAAGAATTACTTTGATTAACTAGAATACCAACCATTCCTTCATTAATTAAATACCTGCTTCTTCTTCGTCGGCTATAGCGATGACAGTCATAAGCATAATGTCCCTTTTCACCACACTCATAGCATCTATCATTAGGATCAAAGGGACGACGGGCAGGTGGTCTATCAAAACGAGATCTCCGAGGCATGCCTGTTGATAGTTCAACCCTCACTCGAGAACCACAAATCACTCtacaaaacataagaaaatgttaatattagaAAGCACATGTGACTTCTAAATTTAAACTATCAACTACTCATTCTCTCTACATGCTTTGTCTTTTTTACAAAACTCTGCCAATTCCACCTTTAGTCCTAAACCTTAAAGGTATCAAGGGCAGGCATTTGAGAGGCTGACAGGATGGCCTCAACTACCACCTGAGCTatatcatgagttccaggccagcatagGCTGGAGACACTATCAAAAAATAAGGTCCTCAGCCTGAGAGTCTATGATTAGCACCAAGATTACTATCTTGCCCCagggaatattttaaagaaatttgaaaaacaatCCACTTACTTCCCATCCAATCCTCGAACCGCATCCTCTGCATCTCTAGGGTCTTCAAATTCCACAAAGGCAAATCCTGGAGGATTTCTGGCAATCCATACAGTTCTTAAGGGCCCATAGTAACTGAATGCCCTTTCTAACTCTCCTTTACCAGCACCAGTTCCCAGGTTACCAACATAtaccttggtttctgtttaaaaatgcaaacagaacAAATGTTATTCAATGTGTGTCGTAAGTTTGATTCATTCCTTTAAAACAAACCACTCCCTCAAGAGCTGTACAACGCACTTTGTATCTACACATCGCTCAaatgactctcctgcctcagcctccctgaggcagctaggactaaaggtgtgcgccaccgtGTCTGGCTCCTTTTATTTGGAGGTCTTCACCAAGTACTAAATTTTACAGCGTGAAATACTGAAAGCCAGACTCGTAACCAAGTCCTGGGGTTCTTACAGGACGGAGATCCTGGAATACTCGGCAATGGAGCCTGGTAAGATTAAGGGggtgtggggtggaggtgggccccggccccgccccccaGTCCGGGTAGCCTCGGGCACGCGGGCTATGAGCCGGGCCTGCTGAGGGATCTACAGTGGAGAGAGCAGGGCCGAACCAGTTCCTGTCTTCCACAGCAAGCGCAGGCTCACCCAAGTCCCCGCCCCAGAGCTAGAAGCCACGCttgaaaagggaaaagagaaaaaaaaaaaaaaaaagaaagaaaagccgtCGCTGCTTGCAACGGTCCCCTCACGCTACTCATGTCGACCAATTGTTGGACAACGCGCAGCTCCCAGCTGCCAGTTTCGTTTCGGCTCCAACCCAACCCGAATCTGAACGCCCAGATCTCCTCGCTCCAGTGGCGGGAAAGCGCTGAGGAAATGCGCCACCACGGTCGTCAATGTGCTCAAAATGGCAGCCGCGGCCGccgagggcggggggggggggtgttggaggCGGGCGGCAGCGAGGAGAATGGCAACGCCACCGAGGCGACCCCGTCAGGCTTCGGCCTGTCCAGGAGACCAAAATGCCACAGCGCCCGGGCCCTAAGCGGCACACATGCCCTCCAGTCCCGCTCTCCTTCCTACTCCCCGCCCCCGCGGCCTCGGGCTTCCTACAGCGTGCGCCTAAGCCGCCATTACGCACGCGGAATAACCGTCTCTAACCGCCGTGCCGACCCTGCGGCCTCGCTCTGCTCAGTCGGCGAACAGCACCGTCCTCCCCTGGGCCCTGGCCGCTTACCTCCTCCATACCGCCCGTAACGTGACATGATGGCCGGCCCGCGTACTCGGCTCTAGCTTGCAATGCTCACAGCACGAGTAGCACGGAAGCGGCTGCAAACCTCTCCAGCCAGCGATCCCGGCGGCACTACAAGGAAGAGGCCGGATTCGCGATTATATACGCGGCGGGCGGGGATTTTATTTTTGCGCATGCGTTCTGTCAACGTTCTGCGCGGCACAAAGGAGCTGGGCGGAAACAGCCTAGAGGCGGAGCGGAGGGAACTAAGAGACGGACTTTGGTTACGGGCGGAGGGATACGTTTCCATGGGAACGCCAGGATCTTGCCCTTAAACCTGTGGCCTTCCGGCTGGTCTcctgctccctcccctccccttcccctttcctgaACCTTAAGGAGTCTCCTAACCTCACCCAACCCTTTTACCTCTTCATTTTAATCTAGAAACTGACAGCGACAGTAACCTAAGTACAGGTACATTAGACCGTTCTgtgaaagtgtaaaatttaaCCGCTGATGTCGCTGTCGCCACCTTTGGGGTACCTGGCCTAGTCTGCTATTCAGTGATCTTAAAGGCTCAACAGAGGTAATAAGACTATGAACAGAATGAAAATACCCCTTATGTCTAATGGTCATCACGGGCCTCAAAAGGGATGACTTCTCCCAGGGATTCTGGATAATACTTCTCCTATTTGTACTGTCAGTCACTAATTTGTCACCAAGTTTGATCTGAATCCTTGGGAGTTTGCTGAAACAAAGGGATAGAGTTGGGGAGAAGGGGTTCTGGCAATGTTAAAATTGTAGCAAAACTGTAAACGTTTGCAAGCATACTGAGCCGAGACAattcttgcatttggagcacaaatttatttttcccttctagtgctttggatttttaaagttgtgtttaaatttttacttaaaacCTTACagctcgccgggcagtggtggcgcacgcctttaatcccagcacttgggaggcagaggcaggtggatttctgagttcgaggccagcctggtctacagagtgagttccaggccagctagggctacacagagaaaccctgtctcgaaaaacaaaaacaaaaaaataaaaaacaaaaaacaaaaaacaaacaaaaaaaaaacacagctcaGCCACTCAATGCATATCAAGTGAAACTCTTATCTCTATGTTAGAGTTGCTTAAAATCTGCCTTTGACTTTACCCAATGCATTTGCCAGAATTTAGCTCTAAAAATAGAGTTGAGTTCTTTTTTATCAACcactgaaaaacaaaccaaaaaaacagacATTACATCATAACTATTTGGAATAATCAAGGGTTGGAAATTTTACACATAAAAGAGGAAATTCTTAGGTAtgtgtattttatctttttcattttcatttggtgTGTTAGATTCAGATGTGGAGTGGAGAGAAAGGAGTCCTATTTGGTCAATAAAGCATGAGACTCTTAAGTGCTACCAATTTATATGCATgttgattttcaaatatttaaaataatagagtGTCTCAACAAAATCTCTCAAGAAAATAGAAACTCTACACAGTTCTGCCTCAGTCTTACAGTTGTGTTTGCTTGCTACAGTGTCTCctgaagtccaggctggcctccctcAGATTCACTATGTATAGAACCCATAGCTTTTAATCATGCTAGGGAAATATTCTTCTAATCTGAGTTACATCCCCAAtccctgatttttgtttttatctgcttCTCTTCTAAAAAGCATTGagcaataattataaaaatgtttactctCTCTGAAGGAATAGCAATTCTATAAAGTCTAatttcacatttttgtttgtttggggttttgttttttattttttttttttttttttttttttggtttttgagacagggtttctctgcgtagtcctcgctgtcctggaactcactctgtagaccaggctggcctcgaactcagaaatccacctgcctctgcctcccaagtgctgggatcaaaggcgtgcgccaccaccgcctggctgtttgtttttcaagatggggGTCTCTCTGAGTAGCCCTAGCTATCAtggaattccctctgtagaccaggctagcctggaactcagagagatccacctgcctctgcctcctgagtgctggacttaAATCtgtatgccaccatacccaacCTCCAGATTCAGTTTAAATTAATCTATTTAGGTTACCAAATATTATAACATTTGCTAATATAAGCTATTGAGTAATTATTAATATGCTGTACCTGTTAAATCTTGGTTGTTAACACATTAAAGTTGGAGGTTGTGGCTAAGACAGGAAAATCattagaggccaacctgggttacataatattataggccagtctgatctgTATAGGAAGACCCTATCtttgaatttagaaaaaaaaggaaggtagaGTATTCATAATCTTTttacatcaatttttaaaatttatcttcatTTATTAAATGTAACATTTCCAGAAAGAGTTGAACAgttgtttttgttggtgttgttcATTTATTGAAACAGGATCTTGCTGTAAGCTCTTTCTACAACCATCTTCCAGTGTTCTGAGGAAAAAGTTGacgccatatatatatattggtgatTTTACCTAGTGCCTAAGGCATGAATGcaggaggcaggggaaagctcacTTTTaaatcttgcttttatttttataaaaataaaaatagttttatttttaaatcattgtcaCTGTTATGTCAGATGAGGAAAACCCTAAAATAAGACAagcaatttaaatgttttatacagctctctctttctctctctctctctctctctctctctctctcaaaaaatttttttttatttatatgagtacactgtagctgtcttcagacacaccagaagagtgcatcagatcccattacagatggttg contains:
- the Srsf7 gene encoding serine/arginine-rich splicing factor 7 isoform X2, whose protein sequence is MSRYGRYGGETKVYVGNLGTGAGKGELERAFSYYGPLRTVWIARNPPGFAFVEFEDPRDAEDAVRGLDGKVICGSRVRVELSTGMPRRSRFDRPPARRPFDPNDRCYECGEKGHYAYDCHRYSRRRRSRSRSRSHSRSRGRRYSRSRSRSRGRRSRSASPRRSRSVSLRRSRSASLRRSRSGSIIGSRSRSRSRSRSRSISRPRSSRSKSRSPSPKRSRSPSGSPHRSASPERMD
- the Srsf7 gene encoding serine/arginine-rich splicing factor 7 isoform X1, translating into MSRYGRYGGETKVYVGNLGTGAGKGELERAFSYYGPLRTVWIARNPPGFAFVEFEDPRDAEDAVRGLDGKVICGSRVRVELSTGMPRRSRFDRPPARRPFDPNDRCYECGEKGHYAYDCHRYSRRRRSRSRSRSHSRSRGRRYSRSRSRSRGRRSRSASPRRSRSVSLRRSRSASLRRSRSGSIIGSRYFQSRSRSRSRSRSISRPRSSRSKSRSPSPKRSRSPSGSPHRSASPERMD
- the Srsf7 gene encoding serine/arginine-rich splicing factor 7 isoform X5; translated protein: MSRYGRYGGETKVYVGNLGTGAGKGELERAFSYYGPLRTVWIARNPPGFAFVEFEDPRDAEDAVRGLDGKVICGSRVRVELSTGMPRRSRFDRPPARRPFDPNDRCYECGEKGHYAYDCHRYSRRRRSRSRSRSHSRSRGRRYSRSRSRSRGRRSRSASPRRSRSVSLRRSRSASLRRSRSGSIIGSRSRSRSRSRSRSISRPRSSRSPSGSPHRSASPERMD
- the Srsf7 gene encoding serine/arginine-rich splicing factor 7 isoform X6, producing MSRYGRYGGETKVYVGNLGTGAGKGELERAFSYYGPLRTVWIARNPPGFAFVEFEDPRDAEDAVRGLDGKVICGSRVRVELSTGMPRRSRFDRPPARRPFDPNDRCYECGEKGHYAYDCHRYSRRRRSRSRSRSHSRSRGRRYSRSRSRSRGRRSRSASPRRSRSVSLRRSRSASLRRSRSRSRSRSRSRSISRPRSSRSPSGSPHRSASPERMD
- the Srsf7 gene encoding serine/arginine-rich splicing factor 7 isoform X3, with amino-acid sequence MSRYGRYGGETKVYVGNLGTGAGKGELERAFSYYGPLRTVWIARNPPGFAFVEFEDPRDAEDAVRGLDGKVICGSRVRVELSTGMPRRSRFDRPPARRPFDPNDRCYECGEKGHYAYDCHRYSRRRRSRSRSRSHSRSRGRRYSRSRSRSRGRRSRSASPRRSRSVSLRRSRSASLRRSRSRSRSRSRSRSISRPRSSRSKSRSPSPKRSRSPSGSPHRSASPERMD
- the Srsf7 gene encoding serine/arginine-rich splicing factor 7 isoform X4; protein product: MSRYGRYGGETKVYVGNLGTGAGKGELERAFSYYGPLRTVWIARNPPGFAFVEFEDPRDAEDAVRGLDGKVICGSRVRVELSTGMPRRSRFDRPPARRPFDPNDRCYECGEKGHYAYDCHRYSRRRRSRSRSRSHSRSRGRRYSRSRSRSRGRRSRSASPRRSRSVSLRRSRSASLRRSRSGSIIGSRYFQSRSRSRSRSRSISRPRSSRSPSGSPHRSASPERMD